The sequence ATTTTCTCTTAACgcttttatttatatcattttaattaacgaTGAGTTAAGCGAGTCTGTGTCTGACCAAGTTTCAACGATTAGGGGAACAGCTTCGAAAATCGTCCCGTACGTTCGTTTCCATGGGACAAACCAAACATTCCAGTTCTATTCAATATTATGGGAGACGGATAATAATAGTTCATGCCGGTGTTGCGATAACCGGGAACGACCAATTCGAACAGGTCGTTGGAAAATTTGATCCACATCTTCAATGATATTCACAAGCTGTACCAGTCTCGTTTTCGTGCTCTAATACACAATACTCGACAGTCAATCGAATCTCTAATCAATTAGAGTTAACCTCGTAACGGTAGTCAATAATGAAACAAAAGAGAATGATCTATATGGTTATCAAAGTACATCTTCTTCATCAGCGCAACAAATTTTAACAAAGATAAAACTTCTTAGGAAAGGCGAAGTATATTAACGTCTGGATTCTtcgaattagaaaattaaaaaagatatagtaTAGCGCAAGCGATTGATCACTGagattattatttaatgaaGAGCTACGATACCTTTTTCTCATTCAATAATTGCTAGACTagagatttttatgcatttatgagaaatttcaaGAAACAAAAATGAACAGGATACGTGTAAAACATGAAAAGTGGAGTAGTTGATATAATACAGACtacgtgaaataaatttctgtttagaCACCATATCTTTAGTGTTGCgttcagaaaaatataaattcgcatAGATACCTGCAGTCTAATAATCGCTACAGTGgtgataaataatttgaaagatGCTATACAAGTATGAAGGCACGTTGCTTATTattaacgctatattattatcTTTATCACATAATACTACttttaacaaatttctaaaattctcGACATtgtttgaattaaaaaaatctacaaataattaaattccttCGTTCAAGATCAAACGACTCAGCGATCAATGCTTGActcgaataaaaaattacaaaaattcgtTGCCGTCTCGAAGACTATTTTCAGCGACGAAAAAAGTTTTCGAAACACGATTTCCTCGATGCTTTTTTGTCGAATTCGTGGACAGGAAAGCATGATAAGTTAGTGGAGTTAATTATTCAATGGTAAAGAGGAAAATaagggggaaaaaagaaaagaaacgatgtAGCAAACCGCAGAACTGATGAACACGCGATTACAAACTAACGTTAGATCGTCGCCGTAGTGTAAACTTGAACGAAAGcaaaaaaaatttacaaaaaaaaaaaatggtacgATAAAAATGGTGTAATTATTAACTATATTAACGATAAACAAGCAGTCGACGCTATTTTTTAGATACGCAAACGAGTTAAGCCAGGACCCAGGACGATCATGCCTCGTACGTTTCTCGGTCCAgtgaaaatcaatttttcttgtTCAACGTCACAAAGAACACACAATTTTTATTGGCTGTGCGTTCATACTTCGAGCCGAATTTAATCGAATTGGAGGAATCGTGCATGTGTACGACGATTATCTGGGTAAAATtactgtgatatattttaaaaataactttattgATTTCATTGGGACTATTATTAAACTCGGATTGTAGAGCAGaagttaataatatattatattacaggatatttagaaagaaagttggaaatgaaatttttcaaacattaatcGCTCCTTCTTACAGAAAGATTGATCCTTAAAGGCTACCTTAATCGTTACTTGGTAAAAGTTCACAAACAGCACATCtgtttcgaataaaaagaattaataaagttgGACAGATAGAATTAAATGTTTCACTGTTATTCGATATTAGAAGGTAGAAGATTATTGTTCAAAGTAGTTACAGATAACATTGTACTGTTACAGAGCGATAATATCAAGAGAAAATTCATACGAAGTGAAATTTCCTAACTTGTAAATAGCCTTTAAGGGTTGAACATCTTTCGGGCCGCAAAATGACTTTAAATTATAGGATCGAGGTTTTAAAACGCCCTGTATATTGAAACTAATTTCCGCGTGACAACGAATCAAGAAGTTTCTAAGTTTCTAATCTGAGCGAGATCTGTCTCGTAAGTTGAAGGAAACTTTATAATTGCGTCGTTATATTATCAGCGTAATTGATCTAAATCTTTCCATTGGCCAAGTTTTTCAGTACAACataatttactaattttctactttttgcGTATGTCAGAGTTAATTACTCGGATTTGCGTCGTGCCGTCACGAAGCCACGCTTAACCGAATTTTTCTAGTAGATAAAGCTGATTAAACGGAGCCCTGATGTAACTAATTGCCTCATAGCCGTTATAATGTTAGCTAAAGGACAAACGAGCCGAAGAGCGAGGAAAGAGTGGAAGCAGAACGAAACAAGAGAAGATTTTCCTTGTTTCTTCAGCGAGAGACCGATTGCTATTTCGATTCGTCGCATAATTAAGCGTTTAGAAGACTCTAAAGAGGACCAAAGTACTTAAACGTAACTACGCCGAAGCCGTGGCGCTCTTAAACGCAGCGATAAAACGTAATTAATGTCACCTTTCGCGATTGTTGTCAATAAGCAAACGAGTAATAATGAGAAGGAAAAGATGAcgcgaggaagaaagaaaagaaaggaaagagaagaaagagagcaAAATAAGCGTGAAGGTGCTGACTGTTAAAATTACGTACGTTCGAAAACACGGTAAAAATGAACAACGAAACCAACGTGACAAAAGTTGTCCGCTGTAACTataattaattaacttattAGACCGAATATGCACGATATATGCTATATCtatgtgtatatgtacgtatatgttaGTCGAATTTTCGCTACACCGAAACTTTTCGCGAGAACGATCGCCTCTAATTAATCTCGATACATGGACGCtttcatgaaaaaaaaaagaaaaaagaaaaaaaaattgtaaatcgaGCTTGATGTCTTTGGAATTTGGATTGTATCGGTCCTCTACGATAGAGTCGCtcttataaatacaatttatatttcttgGTATTTATGTGTTAATATGAATGTTCTTATATGTTATGATAAATTAATGACAAAGTCATGATATAGCAATTATGATAGATTGATGTTAAGCTTCGTTTTCAAGATTTTCTATTTCTGAACGTAGTTTAGGAGAAAATTATTCGCAACGACGTAAGAGGACGTGAAAAATGAATTATCCATTGCACGTTAAACGGACAATTTTCAGGCACTAGATAAGAAACGGGTTATCCTTTATTAAATccaattatgaaattaattagaGCGCGATCCAGGCTCGCCTCCGTACGCGATAATTTAGATTTCGCTCGAGTTTCATGCAGAGTCGATAAGTCTGAAATCTGCAAGTTATCTGCGCCATCGAATCATTTCGCATGTACCACAAGAAAACACACGTAGACACGAGGACAAGATACGAGCGAACAACGTTAGGGAAAAAGAAACGCATCGGTGAAAGCAGAACTTTATAGAGAAGCAGGCATGATCATCAGTAAACCTGGCTTTTGTGaaaaggattaaaaaaaaaaagaggaaaaatgaaaacgaggaaaaaaaaggaaaaaaacgtaAGATAAACAGAAAACATAAGATTTAGATTAGTGTGATACAAAGCACGACAAAGCAATAATTTAGTGATTGTACGATATATTTGATTAGTGAGTTAGCGAGCTAAGTTTAATGGTGAACTTTCGAAACCTATAAATACCTACTCGATAAATCGTATAGTTTTGTAGAAATGCTGAGAAGATTCGCCACTTCAGAgatgaaaaacaaagaaaaaaaattaagaaaacgcTGTCTTGGGATCAAAGATAGAGCGACGAAGGTCGGGAAAGGGTTTTTAGTAAAATATGTAAAGCTGACGATCgatgataaaatttcataacgatcttttcttcttcttggaTTTTGAATTCGTCATTTTCCTTTTGTCCTCTTTATACACTATGCATTAATAATCTTACACATATGTACGTGTATGTGAACATCGCGTTTGAAGTACGTAGAAAAATTGTTTTTGCAAActctattataatatttacgttatactttttatatatgcatttataaaaattaacaaaaatcttttataaataaatgtgcAGTTATTCGAAACATTTATTGCTACGTTGTAAGCATTAAAAAGCACCAAGGGATAATTTTTATGCGAAACACgtaaaaatattgcaaattgTAAACGTAACATATAAGTAACAAACATTGTAAAAGTAAAAACATTGCAGATGTTTACATACAAATTTATGTTTATACGTAACCCTTTCATCGCTGAAAACTTCAAGTTTACATATTGCCTGCGTTCCGTATTAAGAGCATCAAGCCAACtagaaatgaataatatttctttcatgCTATTAactatgatattatataacacACTGCGTATAACGAGTATCGGTTGAATTAATTCAGAGATATGTATTTGGAaattaatggtaaaaaattGCGGTCTTCCTTTTTTATACAATATGCACGCTCAATACTATATTTATGTAACTACACAATATGCGAGGAAAAAAGCAAAATACGTGCAGAAAAGCCAACGAAGAAGTAAATTGTGTCGctgtttttaaatttctaattgtTTCTGATGGGAACAATAACACGGGACGCGTATAAAATTAAACACTAGCAAATTTTTCGATCAAACGATACTTTTCTTCGGGACAAAACGTTCAATATTCCCAAGGGCGTTTCGGctcatgaaaataatttttaaagaaaaatcccAAGACTGATATAGTGGATATATCGAGATGCATGCACATGTATTGCTCCGATTTGTTTAAACACACATTTAAATGAGCTCAAAGCTTATTTATCTTATAGAGGTCATTTTTTAATGTTCTAACTTCGTAAATAATAtgagaaggaagagaaagagagagagagagagagagagagagagtaagtgAGTGAATGCATGAGGGAGAAAATAAACGAAGGTCTGGAATTTCTACATTCATGGACGCATCTTACTCTGTTTTTAACGtagatattcttttattttttctaaaaatggATTGTACAATTTGTTATATGCTATATTCatcgttaataatattttatattaatcggttaataatttaatttcgtgAAACTCCTTACAAACGCGATAAAAATACAACACATTCACGACAACACGAGATACATCaaggataaaaaaaatttgttcctAGAACCATGACCTTTTTACTGACAAAGAAGAGACCTTCGTCGTATCAAAGCATTTTCAATCTTgtcataaataattatacgtatatgAAGCTTCATATACAAAGAGCAAGTAGAAGCAAGTTTACATTTTTTTTCCGTTTggtcttttcttttctcaattgctattttaatataaacaaaaatCCAATTAATGTAAACGCATTATGTTTCATTGGAATATACTACAGAAATTCCACCAAAGCGAAACCCAACAATTagcgataaaaagaaaacagtaACATACCAAATTATCAATGTACTTACAATATTTAAGGATAAAAAGTTTCATTGCACTACATTTGTaaactttattaattatacGTTGCAAAAAAAAATGACGTGAACAAAAGTTGTTATTCATTTCACCTAATTCATCACTTTGCTCATTTactctttaaaaaaataataagtcATACGATCCTTATCATCTTATCGCTTTGACTATCGCTTAACTATAATTATAAGaaaagttttttaataatttatattcattgtCACGCTTTTTGTACACAACTTGGTTTTTGTTACAAAAGGGCATTGTTATACAGTGGATCAAACCGATATGGATATCTTTTTTTGCAAAACGGTATTTAATTTCATTGACATTTAAAAGCTTTGCATAttgcaaattataatattatcatttataacCAATGCAATCGAGTGTATATTCGTGTATCGCTACTTATTACATGTATTTCAAACTATAATACAAAGTACTTAATAGGCTATAATCCATAATAGTATGGTTTATAATCGCTGTTGCGGTTGATTTTGAGAACTCATTCCTGAAACTGGTTGCGGTGGAGTATCTGTACTTTCACCCTTTTTCTTATCCTTCTTCGATTTATTCCATTCCTGTAAACCTTTAGGTAAACTGGTGTCCTCTTCGAACGATCCCGTACCCTCCACAAACTGTTCGTAAGTTGACTTTTCAGGGAAGGGCCTAGGACCTAGTAACTCTATCATATCATCTCTACTTAAAATTTCTTGCTTTAACAAACGTTCGGCAACCTAAACAAACAATCGTAAAATCATTCACCTGCTACTATAATCATAAAAAGTAACTTTTTTCATAAACCAAGAATATTTTATACCTTAGATACGTTCTCCTTATGTTTCATAAGTAAATCGCGTGTGTGAGTATGGGCTCGTTCAATTAATTCACGTACTTCAGTATCGATAAGCTGTGCAGTGTGTTCAGAATATGGTTTATCGAAAGTCATATCGCCTTGTTGTGGCATTTGAAAACTCACATTGCCAACTTTTTCGTTCATACCATACTGAATGACTTGAGCATATGCATTTGCAGTTAcctgataaaaataaattcaatattagtAAATTACTTACGCGCGttataaatttgtaaagaaagaagagaaacgcAGCACGACAATACTTTTTGTAGGTCATCTTGCGCTCCTGTCGTAATACGACCAAAAAAGATTTCTTCCGACACTCGCCCTCCAAGTGCCATACACATTCTGTCAAACAATTGTTCTTTTGTATAAAGATATTGTTCATGAGGTAAATATTGTGCATAACCTAAACCTTTTCCTCGAGGAATTATGGAGACCTGCCCCATAAAAAAACATAAGTGAAATTATAATCAAACTATTACTATTTTTGAAATCTAAGAATCACCTTCAGTAATGGATCCGCATATCTCAAAAACCAGCCTGCTACTGCATGGCCTGCTTCATGATAGGCAACCGTCTTTTTTTCTTCAGGTTGCAAGACATTCGTCTTTTTTTCCATGCCTGCAATAACTCTTTCAATGGCCTGTTCAAAATGTTTTAAGTAGATATTATCGCTCAAGTCTCTGGCTGCTATTAAAGCTGCTTCGTTACAAACATTAGCAATATCAGCTCCTAAAATCAATTCACTCATAGTATTTTCAATACATTTTTAACGTTCTTCTTTCATCTTTGTTTTCAAGATTTTATTAGTAACTAATTTCACTTTTTATACCTGTAAAACCAGGCGTTAAGGAAGCCATTTTTCTGGCTAATTGGTCTTTATCCATTGTGATTTTTAAAGGTTTCAAGTGTACTTTAAAGATAGAAGCTCGACCTTTAATGTCTGGAGCAGGAACGAAAATTTGTCTATCAAACCTTCCAGGTCGCAACAAAGCTTTATCTAAAATATCTATTCTATTAGTTGCCGCTAATACAACTACATTAGTAGTTGTATTGAAAcctgaagaaaaaaatatattactcaacaaatataaattttgaataatgtAATAGATGatcttatcaattattattgtataccATCCATTTCAACTAGAAGTTGATTAAGTGTATTTTCTTGTTCCGAATGACCGCCAAAGTTTCGGCCTCCCCTTTTTCTTCCAACAGCATCGATCTcatcaataaataatatacacgGAGCATGTTTCCGTGCCAATGCGAACATATCTCGAACTCTTGATGGACCAACACCAACGAACATTTCCAAAAACTCAGAACCTGATACACTAATAAAAGGTACATTTGCTTCACCAGCTGTAGCTTTAGCCAATAACGTTTTACCAGTACCCGGTGGacctataaaatattatacaagttCTAAATTATAATCCTAAATTAATCCAAATCTAAGAAAAGCTATTTATTCCTAAGCTATATGTACTTACCTGTCAGCATTGCACCCTTAGGTATTTTAGCACCAAGCTCTATATATTGTTgtggattttttaaaaaatttacaaactCCATAATTTCAATCTTAGCTTCTTCACATCCAGCAACATCcctaaatttcaataatacacatagaaatatttatagcaaTTATATAGCAAATAGgtgataaatgaaatattactcAAACACGATATCCTTAAAGGGAGTCGTACAATTGCACACAACTTTTTCCTACTCTATAAATTGATTACTTGTTAATCGTTTCAACTGCATATTCGTTTGTCTTCTACCTGCTTTTGTTATTTTGTTAATACCTCTTGTTTTCCACTGTGTTCATTTCATCCTAAAACATTCTAACGAATATGGCAGAAGAGCCCAGAGTAGAAGAAAATTGTCTACAATTCATGATAATCTTTTGATATACTATAAAGTAGAATTATACAACAATATTTCTATTAACTTACTTAAATCTTACACCAATATCTTTAGAATTAACCATTTTTGCAGTTGATTCCATTAACGCTCCAAAAAGGCCACCTTTCCTTCCCTTACCAAGTGATTCTGCTGATTTacggaatatataaaatatggctcctgtaaataacatttaatattatatccAGCTATGATCTAAATATCTGTCATAAATGTATATCTACACAAAAATAAACATAGCTTACCATACATAAGCACCTGTGGTAAAACTTTTAAAACATGATATAATTCTAGCTCATCCTTGTACTgtactaatatataattttgtggctctatatttaattcaatttgtGCATTCTCcaaatttctttcaaaagttTCAACACTACCAATGTTGAACCATAAAGTATCCTACACAATGATAAAGTATCCATTCATTCACCtattaaacttaaattaaaCTACCTCTAAACTTACTTGTCCATTCACAAAATTCCCAGGTAATAATTTGACACGGACCCACTGTTTATTGATAACTTCCACTTTATCCACTACTCCCTTATctaaatatctaaataaaattaatataaaacatttacataaaatttgcATACTGGGTATGTCTACAAAAAATTACTATACATTATGATTCATTTACTTTGTTACAAATTCTTTCCATGTAATTTCTGTAGCTTGATTCGATAATTGTTGCAAATACAAGTAAAACAATCCCATTAATGCAACACCAAGAAGAAgcaatttttcgttctttttatcTCCAAATGATTTATTGCCTCCATTCCATTTAAACTCCCATGAAAATATACGTTTATCACTACTCGCAGAATGCATACTAGATTTTTGAGATTCTGCTCTAGATGATTGCGATTGAGAAGCTTCCTTGGATTGTTCTTGTTTAGCTTTCTCAGTAATCTTTTCAGTTTTACCAGAATTTTTTTCTATAGATGagaaatttaagatattttataatctattttttatagtttagagcaaattaatacatataggataataacttggtttaaaaaatttttcaaatccTTTTGGTGGCTCATTGCGTAGTAATCTCCATTGATTTCGTAAATGTTCCAATGTACTTGTTTCGTTGCTATTTCTTATCAATGATAAATATCTTCTTAACTAAAACAAATTTtgtgatatacaatataacaaatatagcaATGAAATGCAACATAAAAAGCATTCTATACAAACATTATAAAAGTTTCAAATACTATTAATTTAATCTTTATATAcccacatttaaataaatatatacataattacaaAAAGTATCGGATAACTACAAATTATGTATacatcaattaaaaaaaaaattgatcttTATTAAAGAAGTCATTCATGATAAAAAACAAAGGTTATGTCAGATCATATTTATACCTGAAATATATTGGCATTTTTGTAAACAGAGTTCAGTACAAATCTTTCTAATTTACTTGTCGAATGTAATAGCTGATGGGCCATATTTGTGGTAAGTGTCTGTAATCACGTAATATGATGAAATTTCGTAGTTTCCACACGTTCCTTGTAGTAGATTACCGGCCACAAGACATTATTTCAACAAATATCCCCAGTCTTAATCCCTATTTCTCGTTTACAACGCAAAACGTATATAAGTTCTTAAGCCGAACAATTATTGGTTATTCAATTTTGCACGAAGAGAATTGACTAATAAATGACTCAGTTCACTACtaggatattaattttatttagtgTTACTAGAAATATAGGGGACTAAAGTGAAAGATATTTTTGACAttctaagaaaaattatttttattgaagcaCATGCTTGATCATTGCGACATTCAGATGAATCAAACATATTATACCAATTCACATAAAGAATTGTATAAGTCTATATCTCTACTAATCTCTAGCTTCTGATTCAGATTTAACTAAGTTAACATACATTTTTCTAAAAGacaaaaattataacaaagtttatttataaataaatataaggaAATTATGCACACAAAAATGTAGACGTTAATAATAACTCAATCGTCTCATGAAGATAttagatacaaatttttatatgtgCTACGTCATGTATACGTATATGCGCATTGTTttcatatatgatatatatatatatattactaaaatctaaattaatacacgtattattatacaaaacaaatattaatgAGAGTTACTCTATTGGTAATAGTTCATATGCTAACtttcagtttgtgaatagtttgaATTTTCTTCAATACTTATAGCACAAGGAACATATTCTTGTCCCGATTCCTGcaaaacataaattttatatatatgaagagtttttatgaaatgttttaaaaaaagaatgaataaaaaacaTACTGAGTTAACAATAATTTGTCGTCCCTCCTCTAAATTAAGTCCATCCATATCTTCTGCTGTTAATATTATCACAGAATCTTCAGGTATACTATTTTCA comes from Bombus terrestris chromosome 7, iyBomTerr1.2, whole genome shotgun sequence and encodes:
- the LOC100643893 gene encoding AFG3-like protein 2 gives rise to the protein MAHQLLHSTSKLERFVLNSVYKNANIFQLRRYLSLIRNSNETSTLEHLRNQWRLLRNEPPKGFEKFFKPKKNSGKTEKITEKAKQEQSKEASQSQSSRAESQKSSMHSASSDKRIFSWEFKWNGGNKSFGDKKNEKLLLLGVALMGLFYLYLQQLSNQATEITWKEFVTKYLDKGVVDKVEVINKQWVRVKLLPGNFVNGQDTLWFNIGSVETFERNLENAQIELNIEPQNYILVQYKDELELYHVLKVLPQVLMYGAIFYIFRKSAESLGKGRKGGLFGALMESTAKMVNSKDIGVRFKDVAGCEEAKIEIMEFVNFLKNPQQYIELGAKIPKGAMLTGPPGTGKTLLAKATAGEANVPFISVSGSEFLEMFVGVGPSRVRDMFALARKHAPCILFIDEIDAVGRKRGGRNFGGHSEQENTLNQLLVEMDGFNTTTNVVVLAATNRIDILDKALLRPGRFDRQIFVPAPDIKGRASIFKVHLKPLKITMDKDQLARKMASLTPGFTGADIANVCNEAALIAARDLSDNIYLKHFEQAIERVIAGMEKKTNVLQPEEKKTVAYHEAGHAVAGWFLRYADPLLKVSIIPRGKGLGYAQYLPHEQYLYTKEQLFDRMCMALGGRVSEEIFFGRITTGAQDDLQKVTANAYAQVIQYGMNEKVGNVSFQMPQQGDMTFDKPYSEHTAQLIDTEVRELIERAHTHTRDLLMKHKENVSKVAERLLKQEILSRDDMIELLGPRPFPEKSTYEQFVEGTGSFEEDTSLPKGLQEWNKSKKDKKKGESTDTPPQPVSGMSSQNQPQQRL